The window ATGAGTTCCAAAACTAAAAGAGCTCGATCCGCACTTTCATCTGAAGGGGCTTTCAATCGCCATAAATTTATTAGCAAGGATGCTGCCGATGGGTATAAGAAACATGTTGTTAAGAGTAGTGTTATACCGGAAAGGGGCTTGGCTCCGTGCGAAGTTCATCAACCCCAACTATATCAGAATATTATGCAACGGGGTTGGTCTGATTTTGTGAAACAGCCTGAGCCAGCAGTGGTTTCCATTGTTCGCGAATTCTATGCTAATATGGTTGAGGGCAGTTCTCGATCGTTTGTACGTGGTCGTCAGGTTTCCTTCGACTATGGCACAATCAATCGGTACTATCACTTACCTAACTTTGAGCGTGATGAATATGCTATCTATGCCAGTGAACATGTGGATGTTCACCAGATCATTCGTGAGCTCTGCCAACCTGGAGCTGAATGGATTATTAATCCGGGCGAGCCGATTAGATTTAAATCATCAAACTTGACTGTTAGTAACCAAGTGTGGCACAAATTTATCTGTGCTAAGTTACTTCCTGTGGCTCATACGAGTAGTGTCACGAAGGAGAGAGCGATTCTTCTTTACGCTATTGCCACTAAGAGGTCTGTGGATGTTGGTAAAGTCATTCACAAGTCCTTATGCAACATCCGTAAGAGTGGCATGACTGGAGGACTTGGTCATTCATCTCTAATTACGGCCTTGTGTAGGAATGAAGGCGTCGTGTGGAACGAAAAGGAGGAGTTGGTTGACCCTAAGCCCATCATGGATAAGAATTTTATTATGGGAATTCCTGGTTGGAGTTTTGAGACCATGGGTGCAGGCCACTGTGATGAGACTGCTGGTGCAAGCCACTGCAATAAGACGCCTGATGCAGGCCACCATGATGAGCCAAGTGACCAGGATGAGGCAGAACCCATTCGAGAGGTACGGCAAACCCTGACCATTGATCTTCCTAGGCAGACACAAAGGCCTCTATCCCTTGATGAGCAAATTCAACGGTTGGAACGTCGTGTTCGCAGCTACCATAGGCGCTCAGAGGAAAGATTCGATCATCTCTACAAGTGTTTGTTTGCTCTGCATGATCGTGGAGTCATGCATGTGTTTCCCCCTCGCATGCAACCATACGTATCTTCAGATGATGATTCCTGAGACTTCTTTTCTTACAGGGCAGTGTTTTTTACCCCTAGTCATGTTGTTTGTACTCTTTATTTTGTAATTACTTTTATCTGTTCTTACTCCATTAAAGGTAGTGTAAAGTTTGAACATGGTTAGCTCTATTGTGCATGAAATTTAGTTATCACTAATACAGATTTGTTGAATGCAATTTTTGATATCTTGGATATTTTGATATTGATGCTgcattatttcattatttttgtGATTATGGCAGAATTTATTCTTGATTCAGGTTGGATTTAAATTTTTCCTTGGACCCCCTTGCCATATTGTGGATAGTCTTGCTTGCCTACTTTTGGTTTAGAAAGCTTAGAACTGCGTTATATTGTCTAACTTTCGTTATGACTTTGAAATGCTTTAGAAACTGATTAGAAGGTTGATTGAAATGATAGTGATGTACACTTCAGAGAGTTGCTTTATTAATTCTCTATATCTCTTGATGTTGCTGTGCCATTTGCGAGTGAAGTGTCATATAGATAAATCTCTATATCTTTATTGTTAGTGAGGTATATATTGTCTTTCTCCCCTCGTCTCTCTGTTTCAATCAATCATTTGCAAAACAGAAGTTAGAAAGATCAATTTTGTTCAAGTACATCAAGAGAGTTTGTAACTTTCCTCTGCCAACATATTTTCATTTCAGCCACTATATGACCTATATTCTTACTTTTTCTCACTAATATACCTTAGCTTTGATTTTCAATAGAAAAACATTAATATACTTTGATTTAAAAAGGATGATGATGCAATTTTGACTCAATTATATTAGGTTCTATGTTTCATTGaatgttttgatgatttttgtttgaaaaattcCAGCATGGTAAACATGATAGATCGAAAAATTGAGTTAATCGAACTATCGGTGATCAGTCAAAGATAAGAAAAAGTTCAATCGATGTTAgattaaaaaaatctaaactgtaacattttgaaaattatCAAAGACTTAAATGACCAATGGTCAGTTTGTACTTTTTCATGGTCGAAGTTGATTTCGTCGAAAAATTGACT is drawn from Cucumis melo cultivar AY chromosome 11, USDA_Cmelo_AY_1.0, whole genome shotgun sequence and contains these coding sequences:
- the LOC103497996 gene encoding uncharacterized protein LOC103497996 — encoded protein: MQRGWSDFVKQPEPAVVSIVREFYANMVEGSSRSFVRGRQVSFDYGTINRYYHLPNFERDEYAIYASEHVDVHQIIRELCQPGAEWIINPGEPIRFKSSNLTVSNQVWHKFICAKLLPVAHTSSVTKERAILLYAIATKRSVDVGKVIHKSLCNIRKSGMTGGLGHSSLITALCRNEGVVWNEKEELVDPKPIMDKNFIMGIPGWSFETMGAGHCDETAGASHCNKTPDAGHHDEPSDQDEAEPIREVRQTLTIDLPRQTQRPLSLDEQIQRLERRVRSYHRRSEERFDHLYKCLFALHDRGVMHVFPPRMQPYVSSDDDS